A portion of the Pectobacterium brasiliense genome contains these proteins:
- a CDS encoding putative transporter has translation MSDIALTVSMLALVAVLGLWIGNWRIYGVGLGIGGVLFGGIIVGHVAHQYQIQLNDDMLHVIQEFGLILFVYTIGIQVGPGFFSSLRVSGLRLNAFALLTVFLGCVVTVLLHKLLNIPLPIILGIFSGAVTNTPSLGAGQQILTDLGSSSALVNQMGTGYAMAYPLGICGILLVMWLMRVLFRVAVENEAKQFEVSNGLHHEQLHTMNVSVTNSNLQGLAIQAVPILNRDTIVCSRLKRGDELMVPSPQTLIQLGDYLHLVGAKNDLEQARLVIGNEVETSLSTRGTDLHVERVVVTNEKVLGRKIRDLNLKQNYDVVISRLNRAGVELVASNQASLQFGDILNLVGRKAAIDAVADIVGNAQQKLQQVQMLPVFIGIGLGVLLGSIPLIIPGFPVALRLGLAGGPLVVALVLGRIGGIGKLHWFMPPSANLALRELGIVLFLSVVGLKSGGDFVDTLLNGDGVWWIGYGALITIVPLLLVGVLARTLGKMNYLTLCGMLAGSMTDPPALAFANGLHPTSGAAALSYATVYPLAMFLRIMSPQLLAVLFLTL, from the coding sequence ATGAGTGATATCGCACTTACCGTGAGTATGCTGGCGCTGGTTGCGGTTCTGGGGTTATGGATCGGCAACTGGCGGATTTATGGCGTCGGTTTAGGGATTGGCGGGGTCCTGTTCGGTGGGATCATCGTCGGGCATGTTGCCCATCAGTACCAGATTCAACTGAATGATGACATGCTGCACGTCATCCAGGAGTTCGGGCTGATCCTGTTTGTCTATACCATTGGCATTCAGGTCGGGCCGGGTTTCTTTTCCTCTTTGCGGGTATCTGGCCTGCGACTCAATGCGTTTGCGCTGCTGACGGTGTTCCTCGGCTGCGTGGTGACCGTCCTGCTGCACAAACTGCTCAATATTCCTTTGCCCATTATCCTCGGTATTTTCTCCGGTGCGGTGACCAACACGCCGTCGCTGGGTGCGGGTCAACAGATTCTGACCGATCTCGGTTCGAGTTCCGCATTGGTGAACCAGATGGGGACGGGCTATGCAATGGCGTATCCGCTGGGGATCTGTGGCATTTTGCTGGTGATGTGGCTGATGCGCGTGCTGTTTCGCGTCGCGGTGGAGAACGAGGCAAAGCAGTTTGAAGTCAGCAATGGTCTGCATCATGAGCAACTGCACACCATGAATGTGTCGGTGACGAATAGCAATCTGCAAGGGCTGGCGATTCAGGCTGTGCCGATTCTGAACCGCGACACTATCGTCTGCTCCCGCCTGAAACGCGGTGATGAACTGATGGTGCCGTCGCCGCAGACGCTTATCCAACTGGGCGATTATCTGCATCTGGTTGGGGCGAAAAACGATCTGGAGCAGGCGCGTCTGGTTATCGGCAATGAGGTTGAGACATCGCTCTCAACGCGTGGCACGGACCTGCACGTTGAGCGGGTGGTGGTGACAAATGAGAAGGTGCTGGGACGTAAGATTCGCGATCTCAATCTGAAGCAAAACTATGATGTCGTGATTTCGCGCCTGAACCGTGCGGGCGTCGAGCTGGTTGCCAGCAATCAGGCTAGCCTGCAATTTGGCGATATTCTGAATCTGGTCGGGCGAAAGGCGGCGATCGATGCGGTCGCGGATATCGTGGGAAATGCGCAGCAAAAACTCCAGCAGGTACAGATGCTGCCCGTCTTTATCGGCATTGGGCTGGGCGTACTGCTGGGCTCGATACCGCTGATTATTCCCGGCTTTCCCGTCGCGCTGCGGCTCGGGCTGGCGGGTGGGCCACTGGTGGTCGCGCTGGTGCTGGGGCGCATCGGCGGGATCGGTAAACTTCACTGGTTTATGCCGCCCAGCGCGAATCTTGCGCTGCGTGAACTCGGCATTGTGCTGTTCTTATCGGTGGTGGGGCTTAAATCTGGCGGCGACTTCGTCGATACGTTATTGAACGGCGATGGGGTGTGGTGGATTGGTTATGGCGCGCTAATTACCATTGTGCCGCTGCTGCTTGTCGGCGTACTGGCGCGGACGCTGGGTAAGATGAACTACCTGACGCTGTGCGGCATGTTGGCGGGCTCCATGACCGATCCGCCTGCGCTGGCGTTTGCCAATGGGCTACACCCGACCAGCGGTGCGGCGGCGCTATCGTATGCGACGGTTTATCCGCTGGCGATGTTTCTGCGCATTATGTCGCCGCAGCTGTTAGCCGTACTTTTTCTTACCCTCTAA
- the bhsA gene encoding multiple stress resistance protein BhsA, whose protein sequence is MKNVKTIAAAVVLATMTFGASAAEYVSPAQAQNLEKAGVVTATAQDLSSLQAQLAAKAEKAGAKAYTITSATGNDQLRGSAVIFN, encoded by the coding sequence ATGAAAAACGTAAAAACTATCGCCGCTGCTGTTGTTCTCGCTACCATGACTTTCGGTGCTTCTGCTGCTGAATACGTATCTCCTGCACAGGCTCAAAACCTGGAAAAAGCAGGCGTCGTTACCGCTACCGCTCAAGACCTCAGCTCACTACAGGCTCAGCTCGCGGCGAAAGCAGAAAAAGCAGGCGCTAAAGCTTATACCATCACGTCTGCGACCGGTAACGATCAGCTGCGTGGCTCTGCGGTAATCTTCAACTAA
- a CDS encoding sensor histidine kinase, which produces MGKKKAPLKLGTSVFLMVSVVLGAVLLVVYSLLFFRINQLSEDHLREKAFAIARTFAASPVVIDELKGIGRPEDVQAAAETIRQRNQLLFVTVTDMDTVRHSHPEPERIGEHFAGRDIYPALLGMENTSINRGTLDPALRVFTPVFDSNHKQVGVVALGIALTSVQKVISDNRWMIPWTLLAGALVGWLGTLILVKVLKRIMLGFEPFEISNLFEQRNAMLKHIKEGVIAVDQDGRITVINDEARRLFRQNKPQGSETPAPKPAERVSDQWLEHLHLKQVLESGTPRRDEEINFNGHLLLTNTVPVFVKGDIIGAIATFRDKTEISQLLQRLSGMSYYADALRAQSHEFMNKLHVILGMLHLKYYSQLEDYILKTANNYQAEIGSIIRKVKSPVIAGFLLGKINRARDLGITLSISEESLLPDTDDVDATNELITVLGNLIENAMDAIDGQENCEISVSFHHQNGRLHCTVGDDGPGISPESQARIYEQGFSTKGSGRGIGLYLTKQSLEKIGGTIEFESEPEVYTQFFVTIPYQARLFDHD; this is translated from the coding sequence ATGGGCAAGAAAAAGGCACCGCTAAAGCTGGGAACATCGGTGTTTCTTATGGTGTCGGTTGTGCTTGGTGCGGTGTTGCTGGTGGTCTATTCCTTGCTGTTTTTTCGCATTAATCAGCTTTCAGAAGATCATCTGCGAGAAAAAGCCTTTGCCATTGCTCGCACATTTGCCGCTTCTCCCGTGGTTATTGATGAACTTAAAGGGATTGGTCGGCCTGAGGACGTGCAGGCGGCTGCGGAGACGATTCGTCAGCGTAATCAGCTGCTTTTCGTCACTGTCACGGACATGGATACGGTGCGCCATAGCCACCCTGAACCGGAAAGAATCGGTGAGCATTTTGCCGGTCGGGATATCTACCCGGCGCTGTTAGGCATGGAGAATACGTCTATTAACCGGGGGACGCTCGATCCCGCGCTGCGGGTCTTTACACCGGTTTTCGACAGCAACCATAAGCAGGTTGGCGTTGTTGCGCTGGGGATTGCCTTAACCAGCGTGCAGAAGGTGATCAGCGATAATCGCTGGATGATTCCCTGGACGCTATTGGCGGGGGCGCTGGTCGGCTGGCTGGGTACGTTGATTCTGGTGAAGGTGCTCAAGCGCATTATGCTGGGATTCGAGCCGTTTGAGATCTCGAACCTGTTTGAACAGCGCAACGCGATGCTCAAGCACATCAAAGAAGGCGTTATCGCAGTCGATCAGGATGGCCGGATTACGGTCATCAATGATGAGGCGCGACGGCTTTTCCGGCAGAATAAGCCGCAGGGCAGTGAAACGCCGGCTCCGAAGCCCGCGGAACGCGTCAGCGACCAGTGGCTTGAACATCTGCACCTGAAACAGGTGCTGGAGAGCGGTACACCGCGGCGTGATGAAGAGATTAACTTTAACGGTCACCTGCTGCTGACTAACACCGTGCCGGTTTTTGTGAAGGGCGACATTATCGGCGCGATTGCGACATTCCGTGATAAAACGGAGATCAGCCAGTTGCTGCAACGGTTGAGCGGGATGTCCTACTATGCGGATGCGCTGCGTGCGCAGTCGCACGAGTTTATGAATAAGCTGCACGTTATCCTGGGGATGCTGCACTTAAAATATTACTCGCAGCTGGAAGATTATATCCTGAAGACCGCCAATAATTATCAGGCGGAAATTGGTTCGATTATTCGTAAAGTGAAATCGCCAGTGATTGCCGGCTTCCTGTTGGGTAAAATCAACCGCGCACGCGATCTCGGCATTACGCTCTCCATCAGCGAGGAGAGCCTGCTGCCGGATACCGATGATGTCGATGCCACCAATGAATTGATTACCGTATTGGGTAATCTGATTGAGAATGCGATGGACGCGATTGATGGACAGGAAAACTGTGAAATCAGCGTGAGCTTCCATCATCAGAACGGCCGCCTCCACTGTACCGTGGGGGATGATGGCCCCGGCATTTCACCGGAGAGTCAGGCGCGCATTTATGAACAGGGATTCTCTACCAAAGGCAGCGGGCGCGGTATTGGCCTGTACCTGACCAAACAGAGTCTGGAGAAGATTGGCGGCACTATCGAGTTTGAATCAGAACCTGAGGTGTACACCCAGTTTTTCGTTACTATTCCTTATCAAGCAAGGCTGTTTGACCATGATTAA
- the dcuR gene encoding two-component system response regulator DcuR codes for MINVLIVDDDAMVAELNKSYLNQVSGFSCYATVPTLQQARNLLMQPDSEIDLVLLDIYMQQDNGLDLLPTIREFSEKTDVIIISSASDVYTIKKALHYGVVDYLIKPFQFSRFEQALTAYREEANLFKHRDFVGQSDIDNLIRRTSSSTVSERKKLPKGLTSLTLRTVCEWIEGNQGIEFSTEMLANAIGISRVSCRKYLIYLSDTGILTTNILYGSTGRPVYLYRLLPEKQDSLRQYCE; via the coding sequence ATGATTAATGTACTGATTGTTGATGACGATGCCATGGTTGCAGAGCTTAACAAATCTTATCTGAACCAGGTTTCTGGATTTAGCTGCTATGCGACCGTCCCCACATTGCAGCAGGCGCGCAACCTGCTGATGCAACCTGACTCGGAAATCGATTTGGTACTGCTGGATATTTATATGCAGCAGGATAATGGACTGGACCTGCTGCCGACTATTCGTGAATTCAGTGAAAAGACGGACGTCATCATCATCTCGTCTGCCAGCGATGTGTACACCATCAAGAAAGCGCTGCATTACGGTGTGGTGGATTATCTGATTAAGCCTTTCCAGTTCTCGCGTTTCGAACAGGCGCTGACCGCCTATCGTGAAGAGGCGAATTTGTTCAAGCACCGCGATTTTGTTGGGCAGTCGGATATTGATAACCTGATTCGTCGTACCAGCAGTAGCACAGTTAGCGAACGTAAGAAATTGCCGAAAGGGCTGACCAGCCTGACGCTGCGTACCGTCTGCGAGTGGATTGAAGGCAACCAGGGCATCGAGTTCTCTACCGAAATGCTGGCGAATGCGATTGGTATCTCCCGCGTCTCCTGCCGTAAGTACCTGATCTACCTGTCTGATACTGGCATCCTGACCACCAATATTCTGTACGGCTCTACCGGCCGACCGGTGTATTTATATCGTCTGCTGCCTGAAAAACAGGACTCGCTGCGCCAGTACTGTGAATAA
- a CDS encoding glycoside hydrolase family 1 protein, giving the protein MHDHLQNDFRFPANFWWGSASSAPQTEGESLNYGKSATVWDEWFATQPGRFHQQVGPADTSTFYQHWREDIALLKTLNHNTFRTSISWARLIPDGVGEPNPQAVAFYNQVIDEMLAQGITPFINLFHFDMPMVMQRLGGWENRAVVVAYAGYAATCFRLFGDRVKHWFTFNEPVVPVEGGYLYDFHYPNVVDFKRAATVAYHTMLAHSLAVRAYRAQFQDGEIGIILNLTPSYPRSQHPADVKAANIADLMFNRSFLDPALRGEYPQELVDLLHRYGQLPICQPDDRALLADGIVDLLGINYYQPRRIQCRDSLVNPDSPFMPEWFFSSYEMPGRKMNPYRGWEIYEPGIYDILTNLRVNYGNPRCFISENGMGVENEQRFDANGQIQDDYRIDFVREHLKYVHKGIAEGSNCLGYHMWTFIDNWSWSNAYKNRYGFVQLDLATQKRTVKKSGEWFAATAAENGFQGITS; this is encoded by the coding sequence ATGCACGATCATCTTCAGAATGATTTTCGCTTTCCCGCGAATTTTTGGTGGGGTAGCGCCAGCTCGGCACCGCAAACGGAAGGCGAAAGCCTCAATTATGGTAAAAGCGCCACCGTGTGGGACGAATGGTTTGCCACGCAGCCCGGCCGTTTTCACCAGCAGGTTGGGCCAGCGGATACCTCCACGTTTTATCAGCACTGGCGTGAAGATATCGCGCTGCTGAAGACGCTGAATCACAACACGTTCCGAACGTCGATCTCGTGGGCGCGGCTGATTCCCGATGGCGTCGGTGAACCCAATCCGCAGGCAGTCGCGTTTTATAATCAGGTCATTGACGAAATGCTGGCGCAGGGCATCACGCCGTTTATCAATCTGTTCCATTTTGATATGCCGATGGTGATGCAGCGGTTGGGCGGCTGGGAAAATCGAGCGGTGGTGGTGGCCTATGCGGGCTATGCGGCGACCTGCTTCCGCCTGTTTGGCGACAGGGTAAAACACTGGTTTACGTTCAATGAGCCGGTGGTGCCGGTGGAAGGCGGGTATCTGTATGATTTCCACTACCCGAACGTGGTGGATTTCAAGCGTGCTGCGACGGTGGCGTACCATACGATGCTGGCGCATTCGCTGGCGGTAAGGGCGTATCGCGCGCAGTTTCAGGACGGGGAAATTGGCATTATCCTCAATCTGACGCCTTCCTACCCGCGTTCTCAGCATCCGGCCGATGTTAAAGCCGCCAACATCGCCGATCTGATGTTTAACCGCAGTTTCCTCGATCCCGCATTGAGGGGCGAATATCCGCAGGAACTGGTCGATCTGCTGCATCGATACGGCCAACTGCCGATCTGCCAGCCTGACGATCGTGCGCTGCTGGCCGATGGGATTGTCGATCTGCTGGGGATTAACTACTACCAGCCGCGCCGTATTCAGTGCCGCGACAGTCTGGTTAACCCTGATAGTCCGTTTATGCCCGAGTGGTTCTTCTCCAGCTATGAAATGCCAGGGCGAAAAATGAACCCCTATCGCGGCTGGGAAATTTACGAACCGGGCATTTATGACATTCTGACCAACCTGCGGGTGAATTACGGCAATCCGCGCTGCTTTATTTCGGAAAACGGCATGGGTGTCGAGAACGAACAGCGTTTCGACGCTAACGGCCAGATTCAGGATGATTACCGCATCGATTTTGTCCGTGAACACCTGAAGTATGTACACAAAGGGATCGCGGAAGGTAGCAACTGTCTCGGCTACCATATGTGGACGTTTATCGATAACTGGTCGTGGTCGAATGCCTACAAAAATCGCTATGGCTTTGTGCAACTGGATTTGGCGACGCAAAAACGCACGGTGAAGAAAAGCGGGGAATGGTTCGCGGCGACAGCGGCCGAGAATGGCTTTCAAGGTATAACGTCGTAA
- a CDS encoding DUF3748 domain-containing protein — protein sequence MYIEVQLTFNATGHQLTNINCWSCDGNWLVYDIRPYGSSFSGLTIERIHLKSRETEVIYRATAGAHVGVVTCSPQEPLRYVFIHGPENPDGEWQYDFHHRRGTIVADRQRDEAITLDAFSITPPYQAGALRGGTHVHVFSPDASRLSFTYNDHVLHERDPALNLRNVGVAVPLQAVTVEKHHPREYDGSHYCVLVSRTTPQPQPDSDEINRAYEEGWVGTAGYIRQDGSRQRWALAFIGDTRAADGTTVPEIFIVDLPDALEEYAKVGDAPLAGTTTSMPAPPAGVQQRRLTFTHSHRYPGLVNQPRHWLRASPDGSEIAFLMRDEAGVVQLWTLSPNGGEPRQVTRTEHGVQSAFNWHPDGRSLAFVSDNSIMLCEAKSGELVRLTARTDSAPSADAVVFSPDGKHIAYMREIDGFNQLFVVATA from the coding sequence TTGTATATTGAGGTTCAGCTAACGTTTAATGCTACTGGTCATCAACTTACCAATATTAATTGCTGGTCATGTGATGGGAATTGGCTGGTTTATGACATAAGACCCTATGGATCTTCATTCTCAGGGCTGACCATTGAGCGCATACACCTGAAAAGCCGGGAAACCGAGGTGATTTATCGGGCGACGGCGGGGGCGCACGTGGGCGTGGTGACCTGTAGCCCGCAGGAACCGCTGCGCTATGTCTTTATCCACGGGCCAGAAAACCCAGATGGCGAGTGGCAGTATGATTTTCACCATCGGCGTGGAACGATAGTGGCGGATCGTCAGCGCGATGAGGCCATCACGCTCGATGCTTTCTCCATTACGCCGCCTTATCAGGCCGGTGCGCTGCGCGGCGGTACGCATGTCCATGTCTTCAGCCCGGATGCCAGCCGCCTGAGCTTTACCTATAACGACCATGTGCTGCATGAGCGCGATCCGGCATTGAACTTGCGCAATGTGGGCGTAGCCGTGCCGCTACAGGCCGTCACCGTTGAAAAACACCATCCGCGTGAATATGACGGTAGCCACTATTGTGTGTTGGTTAGCAGAACGACGCCGCAGCCGCAGCCCGATAGCGATGAGATCAATCGTGCCTATGAAGAAGGTTGGGTAGGAACGGCGGGCTATATCCGACAGGATGGTTCGCGACAGCGCTGGGCACTGGCGTTTATCGGCGATACGCGTGCGGCGGACGGGACAACGGTGCCTGAGATTTTTATTGTCGACTTGCCGGATGCGCTGGAAGAGTACGCCAAAGTGGGCGATGCGCCACTGGCGGGGACGACAACGTCAATGCCTGCGCCGCCAGCGGGCGTGCAGCAGCGGCGTTTAACGTTTACGCACTCGCATCGTTATCCTGGTCTGGTGAATCAGCCGCGCCACTGGCTGCGAGCGTCGCCCGACGGCAGTGAGATTGCTTTCCTGATGCGGGATGAGGCAGGCGTGGTGCAGCTGTGGACGCTTTCCCCGAACGGCGGTGAGCCAAGGCAGGTAACGCGCACGGAACACGGCGTACAGTCGGCCTTTAACTGGCACCCGGATGGACGTTCTCTGGCGTTTGTGTCTGATAACAGCATCATGCTGTGTGAGGCGAAAAGCGGTGAGCTTGTTCGGCTAACGGCGCGGACCGACAGCGCACCGAGTGCGGATGCCGTGGTCTTTTCCCCTGATGGGAAACACATTGCATATATGCGAGAGATTGACGGCTTTAATCAGCTTTTTGTTGTGGCGACGGCGTAA
- a CDS encoding YceK/YidQ family lipoprotein, with the protein MTLLKSALFSFIITGSGAVTTSGCSSVMTHTGGDQGYYSGTRAGVDMLRDDDTSWVMMPLVAIDLPFSAVADTLLLPYDYYRAGSDKNKLSTRERISHSEEQNQTASSQLATMPHNQL; encoded by the coding sequence ATGACCTTACTGAAAAGTGCGTTGTTCTCTTTCATCATCACCGGCAGTGGCGCGGTGACAACCAGCGGTTGCTCCAGCGTGATGACGCATACCGGAGGCGATCAGGGATACTATTCCGGCACGCGCGCCGGTGTGGATATGCTGCGCGACGACGACACCAGCTGGGTGATGATGCCGCTGGTCGCTATCGACCTGCCGTTCTCGGCAGTGGCCGACACCCTGCTGCTGCCCTACGACTACTATCGTGCAGGCAGCGATAAGAACAAACTGTCGACGCGCGAACGTATTTCACACAGCGAAGAGCAAAATCAGACCGCCAGCTCACAGCTCGCCACTATGCCTCATAATCAGCTTTGA
- the ibpA gene encoding small heat shock chaperone IbpA, which yields MRNPDFSPLYRSAIGFDRLFNLLETGQTQSNGGYPPYNVELVDENQYRIAIAVAGFAEQELDITAHDNVLIVKGAHAGEQIARNYLYQGIAERNFERKFQLAEHIQVKGANLENGLLYVDLERIVPEAMKPRRIEIK from the coding sequence ATGCGTAACCCCGATTTTTCCCCACTGTACCGTTCCGCTATTGGTTTTGATCGCCTGTTTAATCTCTTAGAAACCGGGCAGACCCAGAGTAACGGCGGCTATCCTCCCTACAACGTCGAACTGGTTGACGAGAACCAATACCGCATTGCGATTGCCGTAGCTGGCTTCGCTGAGCAGGAACTGGACATCACCGCGCACGACAACGTATTGATTGTAAAAGGTGCCCACGCCGGTGAACAGATTGCTCGTAACTACCTGTACCAAGGGATTGCCGAACGTAACTTCGAGCGTAAATTCCAACTGGCCGAACACATTCAGGTAAAAGGTGCCAATCTGGAAAACGGGCTGCTGTATGTCGATCTCGAACGTATCGTGCCGGAAGCGATGAAGCCGCGTCGGATTGAAATCAAGTAA
- a CDS encoding anion permease produces MSANNSRLIKLLVILCIAGGLWLLPVPDGVKPDAWHLMAIFIATVVGLILSPYPLGAMAMFSLTSVAILGLLPIKDVLTGFSDPTIWMIACAFFISRGFIKTGFGRRIGLLFISKLGNSSLGLAYGLVFTDLMFAPAMPSTSARCGGIITPLFRSISEAYDSTPEKGTQRRIGAFLVQSIFQCNAVTSAMFMTSMAGNPMVAKLASQFGIHISWTDWALATLLPGFLSLALIPYLIYRFYPPELKKTSEMRAIAVERLREMGKMTRDEWVVLGVFLGLVTFWVLGSTLNIDATLTALAGLSVLLLSRALTWDDVVSEKEAWHTVVWFAVLMTLAGQLNKMGLIAWLGGLAGNAVSGMHWLPMLGLLLLVYYYSHYLMASAIAHISAMYAIFVSIALAAGAPPMLTVLVFGIFSNLFMSTTHYSSGPAPILFGTGYVPLGTWWKIGFLVSLVIIPIWLGIGGMWWKLLGFW; encoded by the coding sequence ATGTCTGCGAATAACAGCAGGTTGATAAAGCTTCTAGTTATCCTTTGTATCGCCGGTGGCTTATGGTTATTGCCGGTTCCTGACGGGGTTAAACCCGATGCCTGGCATCTGATGGCGATTTTCATTGCCACCGTTGTCGGTCTGATTCTCTCTCCTTACCCGCTTGGCGCGATGGCGATGTTCAGCCTGACCTCGGTCGCCATATTAGGGTTATTACCCATTAAAGATGTGCTGACGGGCTTTAGCGATCCCACCATTTGGATGATCGCCTGTGCCTTCTTTATTTCTCGCGGCTTTATCAAAACCGGCTTTGGTCGACGCATTGGTCTGCTGTTCATCAGCAAGCTGGGGAATAGCTCTCTCGGTCTGGCGTATGGTCTGGTGTTTACCGACCTGATGTTCGCTCCGGCCATGCCTTCCACATCTGCACGCTGCGGCGGGATCATCACTCCGCTGTTCCGGTCAATCTCCGAAGCCTATGACTCCACGCCGGAAAAAGGCACACAGCGTCGCATTGGTGCGTTTCTGGTACAGTCCATTTTCCAGTGTAACGCCGTGACTTCCGCGATGTTCATGACCTCCATGGCGGGTAACCCGATGGTGGCGAAGCTGGCTTCTCAGTTTGGTATTCACATCAGTTGGACGGATTGGGCGTTGGCGACACTGCTGCCGGGCTTCCTGTCTTTGGCGCTGATTCCTTACCTGATCTACCGTTTCTATCCGCCTGAACTGAAGAAAACCTCAGAAATGCGTGCGATTGCCGTCGAAAGACTGCGTGAAATGGGCAAAATGACCCGCGACGAGTGGGTGGTGCTGGGCGTGTTCCTGGGTCTGGTGACCTTCTGGGTGCTGGGTTCTACGCTGAATATCGATGCAACCCTGACCGCGCTGGCTGGCCTGAGCGTGCTGTTGCTCAGCCGTGCGCTGACCTGGGACGACGTGGTCAGTGAGAAAGAAGCCTGGCACACCGTGGTGTGGTTTGCCGTACTGATGACGCTGGCTGGCCAGCTCAACAAAATGGGTCTGATTGCCTGGCTGGGTGGATTGGCCGGTAATGCCGTGAGTGGGATGCACTGGCTGCCAATGCTGGGTCTGCTGTTGCTGGTGTACTACTACAGCCACTATCTGATGGCGAGTGCGATTGCCCACATCAGCGCCATGTATGCCATTTTCGTCTCTATCGCGCTGGCAGCCGGTGCACCGCCGATGCTGACCGTGCTGGTATTCGGTATCTTCAGTAACCTGTTTATGTCCACGACTCACTACTCCAGTGGTCCGGCACCGATTTTGTTCGGCACCGGCTACGTGCCGCTGGGAACCTGGTGGAAGATCGGTTTCCTGGTCAGTCTGGTCATCATCCCTATCTGGTTGGGTATTGGCGGAATGTGGTGGAAACTGCTCGGTTTCTGGTAA
- the ibpB gene encoding small heat shock chaperone IbpB: MRNYDLSPLLRQWIGFDKLASSMQGGQEPIDFPPYNIEKKDDNHYRITLALAGFRQSDLDIEVEGPRLTVKGSPAPSQKAVEYLHQGLVFKPFTLSFTLAEHLHVSDAHFENGLLHIDLVRDVPEALQPQRIAINSDRPALNQQPAEDAS, encoded by the coding sequence ATGCGTAACTACGATTTATCACCTTTATTGCGTCAGTGGATCGGTTTTGACAAATTAGCCAGCTCAATGCAAGGCGGTCAGGAACCGATTGATTTTCCTCCGTATAATATCGAGAAGAAAGACGACAACCACTATCGCATCACGCTTGCGCTGGCAGGGTTCCGACAGAGCGATCTGGACATTGAAGTAGAAGGCCCGCGCCTGACCGTGAAAGGCAGTCCGGCACCGTCCCAGAAAGCCGTGGAATATCTGCATCAGGGGCTGGTGTTTAAGCCTTTCACGCTGAGCTTCACGCTGGCCGAGCATCTGCATGTGTCCGATGCACACTTTGAAAATGGCCTGCTGCATATCGATCTGGTACGTGACGTGCCGGAAGCCTTGCAGCCTCAGCGTATCGCCATCAATAGTGACCGTCCGGCATTGAACCAGCAGCCTGCTGAAGATGCCTCATAA